The following is a genomic window from Numenius arquata chromosome 12, bNumArq3.hap1.1, whole genome shotgun sequence.
CAGGCAGCAAAACTGGAGCTCCAGACCCAATACATGGACCCTGCCTGCCCCAATCCAAGAAGCCACGGCCTCAGGACCACATGAGAGGGCAGGCCTGGTTCTGGGGCCTTGTGCCATGCCATGGGTATGACCTCCTCTGTTGGGCAGTAGAGGCTGGGTGCTAAAATGGGGTGATCCTTGAAGAAGGGATGCAAGAAAGCGACTGTCGGATGGGCTGGTGTTGAGCCTACCTTGGGCTTTGTTGATGTGGTGCCTTGCTGGGAGCTTGCTGGTGGGACAGACTTGTGGAAACTGGTTCCCCAGGTAAAGCCAGGAGCCCTGGGGATCCATAACCCTGGTTATGCTGGGCTGTCAAGCAGCTAGTGTCCCCTGCGCCACATTTGCAGGAGCTGTGTGCTGGGCCATGGGGTTCTGGTGCCTCCAGATGGCACATGAACATCTTTAAAGGCCACAGAGAGTCACTGTGTGGCCCTGTGACTGTTCTCTCTGCCTCCAGACCCCccagctgagggagctgtggggaCTCTGTGCAGGCTGTGCCTGCCCAATGGGCCCTGCCTCTGGAAGGAAGAGATGTGTcccagctgggagctgccagGCTCTGGGTCAGGGTGCCTGGCCTCACAGAGACGTGGAAATGCGCTTAGGCTGGGGAGCTTTGCCCGCTCAGCTGCTGCCAATCTCACAGAATCATCTAAGTTGATATAATtttctaagttggaagggacctttcagatcatctagtctgaccatcaacccaacactgacaaaaaccatcactaaaccacctccctcagcaccacatctgctcagcttttaaatacctccagggatggtgattccaccgcttcctgggcagcccattccaatgcttaccctttcagtgtaaaaccttttcctaatatccatcctctacctccctggtgcaacttgaggccattttgtcttgtcctgttgcctgttccttgggagaagagaccgacttccccctggctacaccctcctttcagggagttgtagagagcgaggtctcccctcagcctccttttctccaggctgaacaaccccagctcccttccttttctcctctaaGGAAAGGCAAAAAGGTCAGGTGGAGTTAGGTCTTGCACTGATGTGTGCCATTCCAGAGCTTGCACGACTCTTGGGGTCACCTCTGCCCATCAGCCACAAGCGTTGGTGGCTCTGTCACAGCTCTGGCATCCTCAAGCAGTTCCTTCAGGCAGCCAGTCCTGGGTGGTTCTGCGTTGGAGCGGTCACTTCTTATCAGGCTAATTACCTTAAAATCCagctaacagattttttttgggTCTGCAGGGCCAAGCAGTGTGAGCCCAACAGGTTTGTCTTGGGCCACGGTGCTGTAGGGGTCCCTGCATGGTGTGGGGGACAGTGTGGATGTGCTGAGCAAGGTTTGGTGCTTTGCTGTCTGACTGCGGCTCGGGGCAGcccaggagggcaggaggagcccgTTTGctgtgagagctgctgctgctgagagggaCTTATCAGCATTACAGTGGTTTGGACAATCTGCTTCAGGTCTTGTAGCCAGACCGTGTTTAAAGGTTTTCCTTGTGGCTGTGGGCTGAGAAAAGGAGCTTCTGGAGTGAGAGCTGCAGTTCTGGTGCATGGTTTGCAGCAAACAGCTCTGGGGCAGCAGCTGTGCTGTGAACATCTGCCTCCATGGTCCACGAGGGGGGCGAACCTGGGGGTGCACCTCTTGCCCCCCCTTCTCTTGCTTTTGGGCAGGCCTCTTTCTAATCCTCTGCTTTTCTCAGACGCCCTGGAACCCAGCCATGGACGCATGGTGGCATGAGCTGATGAGCAGTGCCAGCACGGAGTGTGAGCCGGAGTGGTGCGACTCGGAGGACGAACTCTTCATCCTCTACACAAGCGGCTCAACTGGGAAACCCAAGGTATGGTTCCCATGGGGCCAGGCTGAACGGCAGTAACACCTCAGCGATGGGAACCAGCGAGGCTCACGTTGGGAGGCTCCAGTAAGAAGAAGAGCCTTGGAGCTCTTGGGAAAGGGGCTGTGCTGGTCATTTCTGCTCAGCTGCTGTTTGAGCTCCTGGACCGGTGATGCTCAAGCTTTACCTGGGAGGGTGAGGGCCCTGGTGGGAACTTGCCCTGACAGTTGTGTACCTTCTCCTCATAGGGTGTGCTGCATACGGTGGGTGGATACATGCTTTATGCTGCCACCTCATTTAAATACGTCTTTGATTACCAACCTGAGGATGTCTACTGGTGCACAGCCGACATTGGATGGATAACAGGCCATTCCTACCTCACTTACGGACCCTTGGCAAACGGGGCAACAAGTGTGTTAGTAAGTGCTGGGTGCTTTTACTCCAAGAAGGTAGAGATTGTGGTGCTGAGCTGCATCCCTGCGTTGCTCTGCGATGAGCATGCTTCTCCCTTGCATGCAGTGCCCTGGGCTCTGCAAGGAAGGGTGACAGTCCCCAAGGAGGGCGTGGGTCGCTGCTTGGTGGCAGATGCAGGGGCTagtttgtgtgtggcttttggaTGGTTAATTTTTCAAATGCTCCCCTGTTTCTATCCCTTAGGAGTATAAGCCTTGTGTACCaggggagccagggctgctgcagggTAATGTGAGAGCTGGATCAGGAGCAGGAAGTGATGTTTTCATGGATGGTGCTGGTTTGACAACCTGCATTTAACTCCTGTGCCTGTGCCTCCCTTGGCAGTGTGTGGCTGTAACTTGGATACAGATGCAGGAGCCAGAGGCTCTTGCCCAAGACTCCCTGGGGAAATACAAGCAGGAAAATCACTGTCACGTTGGGGGAGTCCTTTTTGGGGTTCTTGGTACTTTTGGTGTTGGTTCTGTCATTGTGTTTGGACCTCTCACTCTCTAACATGCGGGCAGGGTCATTTGGGCTGGTGGGATTGTGTCACTGGTAGCCACCTAGGGTGTTTCGGGGGACATTTGCCAGGCCACCTGGGGTGGGGTGGCGCCAAATCCATCCCAAGAGAGTAGTAAAGGGCTGGTTTCACTGTGTGGTGCCCCTGGCGTTCCTGTAAGGACATGCTAAGGTCCAGCTGCTGTTCCATGTGGCTTTCGGCTCCTCCTGCTCAGGAAGGTGCTGCAGGTTGATAGCAGTAGGGAACAGCTGTGTCACTGCCCTCTCTCCTGCTCAGTTTGAAGGTGTCCCCACCTACCCGGACGTTGGGCGAATGTGGAGCGTTGTTGACAAGTACAAGGTGACCAAGTTCTACACAGCACCCACAGCCATCCGGCTGCTGATGAAGCATGGGGAGGAGCCCGTCAAAAAGTGAGTGCCTGTCCCCGGTGACATGGAGGGCCCTGGCACAGCCAGAGGCTCCCCATAGAAGATCAAGGGCCTCAGTttctctgagcagcagcttccccagCATATTTTTCTGAACAAACCAGGACCTTCTGCCTTCTACAGAGCAATACGCAGGCTGTGTTTCTGCACTCCCAGCACTAACTTCATGATGGGAAGTTATATCTCATTATAACTTGTGAGCAGGTCCTCTTCTTTCACTGTAAGCTGCAGCTAAGCTCAGAGATTGCAGGTTCTCCCTGCTCCTGACCCAAAGCTCACCGAAGTGTGCTGGGCAGAGAGCCCCTCTGTGCTGCTCCTTGGCTcaaggaagggaaggagcagagccaAGAGGGAGCTTGGAGTAGGAGACATCAAAATCACCGAGGTGTCCTTTCTTCCCCCATAGAAGAGGGCAGAGAAGGGTCTGAACCATGCCTGGAAGCCCCAAGTACACTTTGGgtagccctgcaggctctgctgtgcagcaggctcacagctgctGTTCTCCATGGCCTTCTGAgcccctgccacctccctcctctccacagGCACAGCAGGAAGTCCCTGAAGGTGCTGGGGACCGTCGGTGAGCCCATCAACCCTGAAGCCTGGCTGTGGTACTACTGCGTGGTGGGAGAAGAAAGGTGTCCCATTGTGGACACGTTCTGGCAGACAGAGACAGTGAGTCCTTGCCTGGGTGTCCCTTGGGCCTCTCTTTCCCTTGTGCTCCCTGCAGAGGGTGTCTTTGCAGGTTTGCTGTAGTGTTTCCTTGGTTCTATGTGGGAGGttgtttccccttctcctctttctttcctggaCCTCAGACAGGCTCCAAGGGGAGACCTTCCTTCTCAAAGGGTTCCTGCCAAGGTCTGCTCTGGAccttgctctcctctccctctttctctcccccagcagctccaAAGCTTTGTGCCCAAACGTGGGTTCCTTGTCCCTGCTGTATTCTTCCCAAGTCCTCATCTCCACAACTGCTCCAAGCAGCCTCCCTCTGAATGGGACGTGATGCAAACAGCTGTGGGATGGGCTGGCATAGCCCAAACTCACTGGTTTTTGCCTCTCTTTGCAGGGTGGCCACATGCTGACCCCCCTCCCTGCCGCCACCCCCATGAAGCCAGGCTCTGCGGTGAGTACTTCTGTTCTCCTCTCTGGGGGAAGGGCGGGCTCCCTGGGGGCACGAcaaggggctgcagcagcagccaataCTGTCTGTACCGTGGCCCTGTGGCTACCAGCCTGCCAGCGTGATGCTGGGAAGGTGGCCACCACCCAAAATCCCAGGCCTGGCCCCAAGGAGCCGTGCTCACAGGCCCCATGTGCCACCACCCCTCCAAAGCTGCCCATTCTCTGTCCCCTCCACTGCCTGTGCTTCACAGGGTTTTAATGCATGAACTCACCTCCTTGTCTCCTTGCTCTCTTGTCCCCATGGTAGACGTTCCCCTTCTTTGGTGTGGTCCCTGCCATCTTGAACGAGTCGGgggaagagctggaaggagaagcagaaggctACCTGGTAAAGAAGGGTTGATCTTCCCTACCCTCCCCTTGTCTGTTCCTTGTGAGCTCTGCGACCTTCCTGGTGGCCTACACAGGTCTCCACTTACTCTGGGTCCACCCGAGAGTGGTGGGAAGTCCCTTCACTGCCATAACTCGCTGGGAGCTTTATGCTGTGAAGAAACTGTTCAACTGGTCAAGAAATGCACTTGCAGACATGGGCAAGGCAGGAGGGTGGGAACAACCTTCCAGCCAAGCTCCTTCCCCCCATGCCAAGCCTGGTGAGATTTTCCCAGCAGATCAGCACTGGGCAGGAAGTGTCCGAGCGTCATCACTTGCCACCACATGCAAGGACCGTGTGCATCTCTGTCGCTATGGTATAAGGACTGGGTTATTGCTTTTGGTCTGGCTGACTCAGGTCTGTGTTTTTCCCCGTCAGGTATTTAAGCAGCCCTGGCCAGGAATAATGCGCACGCTGTATGGAAACCACCAGCAATTCGAAACCACGTACTTCAAGAAGTTCCCCGGGTACTACGTGACGGGCGACGGTAAGGTTGTCTGGGGAGCGCGTGGCCACAGAAGCCAGGGGACATAAATTTGCCATGTCCTGGCCTCAGAGTCCGTTACTGGTGGCTCCGAGGGCTGGCACTGCTTCCTCACACTGTCATTTCTGCCTATTTTTAGGTTGCAGGAGAGATAAAGATGGTTATTACTGGATCACAGGGCGAATTGATGACATGTTGAATGTTTCTGGTAAGAATGAGTTTTGTCTTCAGTGGGGACCAATGTGCTTTCTGATGTTAGTTCAGAGAGACACCTTGCTTGCTGGGGGACACTTCTGCATCCACTTCTGACAGGAGTTAAAAAATCCACCTTGCTTTATGGGGGATGGTTCTGCATCCATGACTTTGCCCAGCAATTTGTGCCCAAAGTGGAGCTAATTGCTGGGTCAGAGACAGATGAGTCTGTGACTTGGTGACTTTCTGCATCATTTCCTCTGGAGACAATGCACTGGAGGGAATGAGCCTTCTGTAACCTCTTAGAGGAGGTTCTTCACCAGCCAAAATGCCTCTGTGCTGGAGGATTTAGGGCCACACGGAATCACAGAGATCGGGCAGGACCGTGTGGTCCCTAATCCAACCTGCTGCTCCATATAGGGCTGACCTCGAAGCTGGATCAggctgctgggagctgtgtccaCAGAGGTGGAGATTCTCACACCTCTCTTGACTGAGTCTTTGAGTTTCAACTGCTCTTCAGCCCATCATTTTCCATATACTGCATTTAgtagctccctccctcctttcctggaGGCTGTAGCCTACGGGTACCTACTGCTGGCCTTGAGATGCTGCTGTACTTGCCCCAGGATCCAACTAGATCCTTTCACCTGAACAGTGGAGCTTGGTCCTCCACCAAGTTGACCACcttcccatggttttctgtgGCAGCAGTCCCTAGGGTGGAATGTCAGAGCACGGGTACAGGGGTTGGCTGTGTCCCTGCTCCAAGATGGGGAACGTTGTTTCCTTTCCCCACGGTGAGAAGCTGGAGCAGGGCATGGCAGGGGAGGGCAGTTCCTGGGCTCTGCAGATCCAGCCTCTTCCCTCCTTTGCACAGTGTGGGCAGGTCTCCTCTTACCAAagccagctcctccccagcctgTGTTTAATCCCATGGCTGTGAACAGTTCAAGACAGAAGCTTAAAGGTGGGAGGGAGAACAGCCAGGGGGGTGGGTGATACCTGGCACTGCTGAAATGAGTTTTTCTTTCCCAACTGTTGTTTTGTCTCAAGCAAATGAAATCGATGTTCTCAAACCTATAATTTAGGGCCTTTTAGACTGGCAGACCTCTTCCTCACAGCTGCTGGGGGGCTACAGGACCCCAGCCCCGGGCGGGGGTAAAGCATTGTCTTTCCTTGCTTCCAGGCCACTTGCTGAGCACGGCGGAGGTGGAGTCAGCCTTGTTGGAGCACGCTGCCGTCTCGGAGGCCGCGGTGGTCAGCCACCCGCACCCCCTGAAAGGCGAGTGTCTCTACTGCTTTGTGACCCTGAGAGATGGCCACGAGTTCACCAAGAACCTGATGGACGAGCTGAAAAAACAAGGTAGGAACAGCCAAATATTTGGGAGGTTCCGTGGTGGGGAGAGGGCGGGCAGCGCTGGGCAGGTGATGGAGGGGTTAAGGGCTTGGGTGCTTGAATGAAGGGGCACGTAGTCTGGGGAATGCAGCGTGGACAACTGTGACAAGGTGCCCTCTCTGATTAGAGAGCACGGCTGGCGAAGACTAAAATTAGTCCTCTTGGCCTTTGGCTGCTCATGTGATGCCATCTCTACCTCTTGGGAGTTGGCAGCCCCAAGAAGGACCAGGGTACCCGGCAGGCTTTTGTTTGCAGCAGCGCTGGCCTGCGTGGGCACAGCTCTCACAGCTCTCCTGGCAGATTTTTACCTGCTGCAAGGGTTGTTTGGTTGCTCTGGGTGCTTTGTGCTGTGGTCTCAAGGGAGCTCTTCCATTGCCACCACAGTCTGCAGTATTCAATACATGAAACCGACCCATGGGAGTTTCTACTCTGTAGGAAACCAACAGTGAATCAGTCTTTGCTCCGTCAAAATGGTAATAGTGATTGGTGTAGCCATTATGGAGGTCTCTTGAAGATGGAGAGAATGAAAAAATGACTGCCCTTGCTTTTGGGAAGGACtccggctttggagtcctcagcacaggaaggacatggacctgttggatcagGGCCacaggaggccacagagatgctgcgagggctggagcccctctgctgtgaggacaggctgagacagttggggggggttcagcctggagaagagaaggttccggggagaccttagagccccttccagtccctaaaggggctccaggaaagctggggagggacccttgatcagggagtgaagccataggatgagggggaagggttttaaactgaaagaggggagattgagatcagatctcagggagaaattctttgctgtgagagtgatgagaccctggcccaggttgcccagagaagctgtggctgccccatccctggaggggttcaaggccaggttggaggggtctttgatcaacctggtctggtgggaggtgtccctgcccagggcagggggtgggactggatgatctttaaattcccttccaacccaaaccattctgtgactctaagaTGTGCTTATAGCCCTGTTGGCACTGCAGGTCTTGCTGCCCCCTCCCACAGCCCAGAGGCTCAGCCGGGCACCTCCCTAccagcttccccagcagctgggctctgTGTGTCTGAACTTGGTCCTGCCTGAAAAGGAGGTGTGTGAGATCTCCTGGTATCTACAAtgaaaatctctttcttttttttttttcagtccgaGAAAAAATCGGCCCGATAGCAACGCCTGATTACATCCAGTACGCCCCAAGCCTGCCCAAAACCCGCTCAGGTAAGGGCCCAGCGAGGGTGCTGGGGACCGAGCAGCTCCTCCCAGTAGAAGGAAATCAGCACTAAATTGCTTGTCTGGGGCCACTCACATTCCGGGGGTAGTAATCTCAGACACTGCAGGTCTGGGCACTCCCCACTCCTGCTAAGGATGCTGAAGAGATCCTGACTCCTGCTTTCCTTTCATGGCTGTCATTACAGGAAAGATTACCAGACGGATATTAAGGAAGATTGCCAAAAATGACCAAGATCTGGGAGACATCTCCACCTTGGCAAACCCGGGCGTCCTAAAACATCTTTTCAACAGCCGATGTGACACTAAGCAGTAGTggcatcacctgtccctgccgaGCAGAACTGTACTGGTGAGCAGGGCCCTCGAATAACCGCTGTCTGCCCTGGGAAGGAAACCTTCACCCCTTAATTGAATGTACGAACGTTACAAACGAGGGAAAGGAGAGGCCAGGTCtccccagggtgtccctgccTCAGTGGAGCGTGTGCGTCGTGTTCCGGATGGGTATCGCACATCTAGAGGTTCAGCCTGGTGCGCAGAGGGGACTCCATTTTAAACACCACcttcttgatttttaattttatttttttgggggggtggggtgttcaTTAAGTTGATGTAATTTATGTGGCACCTTGCGCGcagtgggaaggaagggagggggttGGAGGGAGGGGAAGCGGTGCTGGGGTTACTCAGCGCAGGCAGGGGAGGTTCACCCGCCGCTGCCCACACGCCAGGTccgcttccttttctccttggagCGCTGCAACTGCGGAAGAACTTAAAAACGCTCTCACATCGTGACTGTGTAGCCGAGTTTGTCACATCCACTGCCCAAGCCTGTCGCCAGCAGGGATCCCCCAGCCGGAAAGGGAGTGGGGCAAAGCTCAAGGGTTTTAaacgggtttggtttttttagagcAATTTGGTACCAAGATCTGCTGCTTCCGAACTGCACGGCGCCAGCTAGTGTGGTTTTTCCCAGTCCAGGGTCCTTCACCGTGGTCTGGGAGGGAAAGTCTTGGTCTGACTTGCTCCAAGCTGAGCTGGGAGGCTGCGCAGCTCTGAGTTCAAAGAGGCTCCTCTCTCCTCCCGGGGCAGGAGTTGGTGCTGTTGCTGCCaagggatggaggggaaaagCCGTGAGGAGGCACCTTTCCCTTTGCAGGCAAACCAGGTGCTGGGTTCTGGCCCACCATGACCATCGCTACAGCAGAGAAACCAAGATTAGTCCTAGATGGTATTTtctcatcagggaaaaaaaaccaaaacaaaacaaaaaaccagcagaAGATGGTTAAAGTTAGCTTTTGCTTAAATCTGACATGGCTTTATGAtgatgagaggggaaaaaaaaacaaacccagaacctCTAGCCCAAGAGC
Proteins encoded in this region:
- the ACSS2 gene encoding acetyl-coenzyme A synthetase, cytoplasmic isoform X1, whose protein sequence is MVLPEEQARLYRPRPELLPAAHVPSMSHYQRLYQRSVEEPHEFWGDIAKEFYWKSQHTGPFLKYNFDVTKGKIFIEWMKGATTNICYNLLDRNVNEKKLGDKIAFYWEGNEPGDSAKITYSELLHKVCQFANVLRSQGVKKGDRISIYMPMILELVVAMLACARIGALHSIVFAGFSADSLCERILDCGCSLLITADAFYRGDKLINLKQIADEALQKCKDKGSPLKKCIVVKHLGREEVAVDGTCSKSPPLKRLCQDVQEKKTESSQRLHPKTPWNPAMDAWWHELMSSASTECEPEWCDSEDELFILYTSGSTGKPKGVLHTVGGYMLYAATSFKYVFDYQPEDVYWCTADIGWITGHSYLTYGPLANGATSVLFEGVPTYPDVGRMWSVVDKYKVTKFYTAPTAIRLLMKHGEEPVKKHSRKSLKVLGTVGEPINPEAWLWYYCVVGEERCPIVDTFWQTETGGHMLTPLPAATPMKPGSATFPFFGVVPAILNESGEELEGEAEGYLVFKQPWPGIMRTLYGNHQQFETTYFKKFPGYYVTGDGCRRDKDGYYWITGRIDDMLNVSGHLLSTAEVESALLEHAAVSEAAVVSHPHPLKGECLYCFVTLRDGHEFTKNLMDELKKQVREKIGPIATPDYIQYAPSLPKTRSGKITRRILRKIAKNDQDLGDISTLANPGVLKHLFNSRCDTKQ
- the ACSS2 gene encoding acetyl-coenzyme A synthetase, cytoplasmic isoform X2 translates to MSHYQRLYQRSVEEPHEFWGDIAKEFYWKSQHTGPFLKYNFDVTKGKIFIEWMKGATTNICYNLLDRNVNEKKLGDKIAFYWEGNEPGDSAKITYSELLHKVCQFANVLRSQGVKKGDRISIYMPMILELVVAMLACARIGALHSIVFAGFSADSLCERILDCGCSLLITADAFYRGDKLINLKQIADEALQKCKDKGSPLKKCIVVKHLGREEVAVDGTCSKSPPLKRLCQDVQTPWNPAMDAWWHELMSSASTECEPEWCDSEDELFILYTSGSTGKPKGVLHTVGGYMLYAATSFKYVFDYQPEDVYWCTADIGWITGHSYLTYGPLANGATSVLFEGVPTYPDVGRMWSVVDKYKVTKFYTAPTAIRLLMKHGEEPVKKHSRKSLKVLGTVGEPINPEAWLWYYCVVGEERCPIVDTFWQTETGGHMLTPLPAATPMKPGSATFPFFGVVPAILNESGEELEGEAEGYLVFKQPWPGIMRTLYGNHQQFETTYFKKFPGYYVTGDGCRRDKDGYYWITGRIDDMLNVSGHLLSTAEVESALLEHAAVSEAAVVSHPHPLKGECLYCFVTLRDGHEFTKNLMDELKKQVREKIGPIATPDYIQYAPSLPKTRSGKITRRILRKIAKNDQDLGDISTLANPGVLKHLFNSRCDTKQ